Within Quercus lobata isolate SW786 chromosome 5, ValleyOak3.0 Primary Assembly, whole genome shotgun sequence, the genomic segment TGTCGTGCTGGGGAATTTCCTTAACTTCGTGTTTTGAAACTGTGAACGTTGGAGAATTTGGAGGAGTGGACTGTGATGGAAGGAACCATGCCTCTCCTTAGAGAATTAGAGATCAGACTCTGCCCTAATTTGAAACTACCAGAGAAATTACCGCTGACCTTGAAAGACGTAGTtttaagggataattacactttatctGCCTGTGGTTTATCTCTAATTTGACTTACCTACTtgtggtttcaattttgacactttgcTCACCTGAGATAAGCTCtgttaaaattttgtaacccaCCTCGATACTTTTTCcgttaaaacataaaaaacataacaaaatcaaagaaaagaagatcaaaaagtgacttttgtaaaaatatagaaaCTTGGCTCAAAAACTTCAATAGAACACAAAATTTGCTCAAAGATTAACTTGTACTGTCAAAGACTGAAAATAGCTACTTGAACAACGTTTTTGGTATTcagcaaagaaataaaaaagaatattaatctAGACTAGAAtcactactctctctctctctctcatcctaACTCTTTCTCTCTACGCTTTTCTCTCCTCCATCTTTCGTGATCCAGAACTGCAACTGAGCTCCACCCAACACCGATTATCAAGATAAAATCACCAGCCTAGGGCCACTCTCACACCATCAAACCCACAGGCCACAGTTGATCTACCATGGGCAAGGGTAGTGAACTGATAGAGGAGGACAACGGGTGTGTTTGGAGGCAGTGAAGAAACGAGGGCATTGGGAGTGGAAATTGGGGAAGGGCGTTTTAGGGTTTTGCAATTTGAGATATCTTtgagaagagaagaagatgaagatgatgagagaTGTGGTGATAGAATTAGAAACGGTGGTTCTCTGCAATTTgcttctctttgatttcttttttatttttatttttatttttattgtgggttttaattttcttgcaaAGAGTTTTGAATGGTTTGTCTGAATTTTGAAGAAGTCTGTGATAGAGTAACAGTGGAGATGGGTTTGCTGTTTTCCTTTGAATACTAGTGTTCTtaaaactaggttttttttcttattttgcagCTGTGATTTCTTATCTTCTCATGGTGGGGTTGTGGGGCTTGATTTCTTgtcttgtttttaattttgcttgATCTTGCTACAGAGTTGTTGTATATACAGAtggtctatttttttttgttttactcttAATTGTATTCGACTCATAATTTGTAGACTTTATCTAGTTCTATTAAAGTTTTTGAgccaaatttctaaaatttggagaatgcagatcttcatgttctttttgatctgggttttttatttttttgggtatgttcttcatgttcaagCTTTGTGTGAATGGAGAGAAAGACAAATACCACCTTTTGATCTtctttctcttgcatttttgtgttattttttgttttgggaggagagagacataaaaacttgagcaaaaatacctatttacccttaattttaacagaggtgggttacggattAGTAATGGAGGAAAtcacaggtgggcaaagtgtcaaaattgaaatcaTGGGAAGGCAAgtcaaattagaggcaaaccacaggcgggtaaagtgtaattatctcTAGTTTTAATTAATATGCCAGATATATTTGTTGAATGTGCTAAAAGAGTCCTGGTTAATTCATTTGTCAAAAAGATCACTTTGCCCTTTGCTGCTTTTCCGGTGAGACTTAtcgctcttcttcttcttttatccTTTGGCATTTCACAGTTGACATATTTTTGGAAGTATAATTGCACATTTTCTATTATAAGTTATATTTAGGTTCAAGAATGTGTAAAGTTATAGTAGTGAAAAGTGATGATCATACCATGATTGATAAGTTATAATTATTAGTTTTAAGAAaataagtgtgtgtttggatgtggattaaaattataaattatttcactattcagcttatttttactactattcatgggccttACTGTACTTTtggcactattcatgggtcttactgtactatttcaactaactttttcctttttctacaacactttcagtaataagttttaagtttcaacaaaataaatccaaacaaaccctaaaggCATAATGCATTATTGCATACATTAATATTTTGAGCacgtttggtagattgtaacgaTGATTATGTAGCAATATGAATAAGTATTGCGAGAAATACACGAtgcaaaaacaataattaaggacaacaacaatatttataaaccacaaaaaataagagagagagagagtatgggAAAATCGTAGAGCTCTAATAAGgagataaaaaatatttccaataaGAGAGAGCGGCAActaagaatgagagagagatagtaCTTGTAAAAATAGGAGAACTCTAGAAGAAGAAGTCAAAAATTTTCgagaaaatggagagaaaatttcAAGAGGAGCTGCCTTgctttggtgttttgggaattttcttaaTCAAGCCTATTATGTTAGGCAAATAAATAGGAATTACAGGGGTTTTGATAAGTAATAGCTATTCTTTATTTGATTCTAGagattttgataaataataggtatcttttattttaaagaattgtAATTCATAATGAAGGACTATTCTTgtaatgataaaaatataattaaactaaatcacaaaaccataaaaataactattgaattacaatATCTATTATAATCCACCAAATTTGCTCTTGTTACACTTcaactttttgatattataCCAATATAGATGAGTATTCCTACCGATTCCAttgtgttaaaagttaaaaccaatTGATTTTAGTGTAAAAAAGGTTCAAACCAAATCCATTATTTGATTACAAAAACTTTACCATAGTGGTCGTTTAGCGTTATTTTTGGGaactagggttttttttttttttttttttttttgggaacaaCTCCAAGGGAATTTTACATTGAAAAAACATTCTTatcattattatataaaaaagccCACAGAAACACTACCCAACGTTTTATCCGAAGCAATGGCGGTTATGCTGCGTTGCTCTTCCTGCTTCTTCACTTCTCCAAACTCCATCGCCCGATCCCCACCGACCGATCCACTCCACAGAAAATCACATGCTCCCGGTAAGTGCTCCCGCCCGTACCtaatctcttctctctctctctctctctctctctctcatccaaCCATTTCGCACCTTTTTACTTACTTTCTCTGAACTCACTGCTTTGAAATTGTTATTGCTTGTTTATTAAGCTCTTTAAAAGCTAAAATCTTTACAATGATCTCTTATAGTGGAACAGTGTACCTTTCATTTCTCAGGACTTTACATTTTAGGctatgtttggttgctgagaaaataaattgtacagTATATTTGAATTATGCATTGTCcaagaaaaatatatgcaattttagttattgggttttaattttttatttgtattttgttgtataatgggttaaatgtgatatttttatgtgtgaGCTTTAGTTTGTGGAGGATACAGTTAAATGTGAAATGTGGGAGGTTTTGAATTGTTACATTGTCTATTAAAACAATTAACTATTTTAGCTAATGGggatcaattttttatttttcttttgtattataATGGGTTAAATGTGATATTTTTATGTGTAAGTGTAAGTTTGTGGAGGATATAGCCTAAATGTGAAATGTGGAAGGATTTATTTTTCAGGTATTAGAAAAATGAAGTGAATAAATTCCATAcaacatttttgaaatattacaTTGTccaccgggggggggggggggggggggggggggggggggggggattcttctttcttttttttcttttttttttgtagtataaTAGGTTAAATATGAGATTTTTATGTGTAAGCTGAGTTTGTGGAGGCTATAGCTAAATGTGAAATGTAGGAGGTTTTATTGTTCAAGTATGTTAGTGGGGTTTtgaacattttttgttttgtgattaAAATTGGATATATTCGTTTACAGAGTTAAGGGTGTTTGAGAACATTGCAAGTTGTGATgctagaagagagagaagataggGGATTCTTGAGTTGGTTGTGTTACATGATTTTCATGATGATGGGCCAATGAGCCAGCTCAATTGCTACTTCCTCCTCccataataatgggatggagggtgaggttgtgggttcaagacccactatTGCATGTGTAcctttaccaataaaaaaatataatttcatgaCAATGGCTCTACATAATTTAAAGTTATTGATGTAGCTTGAACCTAACTCatacatatttaatttttgttatataaacaACCATCAATTTACCCATATACTGGAAGGCCATATATAGGTTGGTTGAGGGTTTTGTAAAACTTCTTGAATTGAATGTGGAGAACATCCTCTTACTGTTATGGTGATATATTCATTGGTTGAATCAGGGAAGATTGCTACTCTTTCATATAAAGTGGAGAGGTTTGTATCATCCTTGAGAAGTACTTTTAATGGGTCATCTGAGATGTGCCAAATGTTGCCAAACTTACATTGTCAGGTATGATGGTGAGTTTCCCAATATCAGCTGTTATGTATTTAGTAGGAGTTTTGGTTGTGATATATGTTGCATCTACTACTTTATTAGTGGCATAAGAGAACTCCACATTATAAGATGTAGAGTTTAACAATATCCCTACAAAGACTGCCCTAGAGAACATTATTCTGTAAACTTTGTGGGAGGGTGTTTCTCTTTTATCTGTAAAAGACCTATCTTGCAATTTAAAGGCTCCCATCAAGTTCAGTAGTCAACTTTGTGTATAAATTTTATCAGGCTTGGATTTCATTTGACGGTCAGATTCCCACAACCAGAACTAAAGCATCATGACTTAATGCAATCCCTTGCAATGAGTTGTAGATCAAATGGCGCTTCCCCTCCTATAGGAGTAGGTGGAGGATGAGGTCATGGGCTCAACATGTGTACTTCAGTATCAACTTACCTAAGAGATAAATAAATAGAGTTCATCAAGTGTTCATATCTCAAGAAAAATGTGTGTGATCCAATTACTGCAATATATTTTAGTTTCCATCCATTATACCTTATTAATTCCCTCTTTGACggtcattctttttattatctgaTCGACAGTTGCCTCTTTAGCAGGAAAACAAACAGGTAGGAATTCCAACAATGGCATTTCTTGTCAGTAATGCCTTGATGTTAAGTACACCTTTGAAAGCTTTAGCAGAAACATGTGAAGCTGATAACTCTGTCTTCAACATGAACATGCCTTTATTGCTAGTCGTGGCCCTTATAGGGGCAACTGTTGGAGGTAAGGTACTATTGGCTTCATTGTCTCCTTTGGTTCTATTCCTTCTCATTACTTTGCAGGATGTATTCAAAATCTATCAggagttttatttttccttttttaaataatttttggtaaagttgcttgtatttattatatttttagtaTCTTGATGAGCAAGTAAAGAAAATGCCACACATACCCTGGAGGCTAGATTTTTTACGTAAACAGCTGCATAGAGGTTTGAGATTGAGGCATGGAAATTGCGTAATGAATCCCCAACATACATGACTTATTGATGTTTCTGACACCTCAACCCATGcataatgcataattttttttagtattaatgCTAATTCACGATAAGAGTATTCAAAACATCACCTGGATGGaagtattatttttcttttcttgcctCATTGTTAGGATTATAATTGGGAGTGGCTATGTGAACTAAGGAAATTGAAGACCCTTTTGTCTTTCcatcctgattttttttttttttttttttttttttttttttttttgtgaagcgtAGATCTATAGCCGTGTTATGTaaattttccataatttttgaGTGCTTGTATGATAGGGTTGCTTGCTCGCCAAAGGAGAGGGGAATTGGAGCGGATGAATGAACAGCTACGCCAAATCAATACAGCTCTAAGAAGGCAAGCTAAGATTGAGTCCTATGCTCCCACCTTGAGTTATGCTCCTGTTGGTGGAAGAATACCAGAGACTGAAGTAATTGTTGATCCAAAGAAGCAGGAATTGATTTCTCGGTTGAAGAGTGGAaagaattttttgagaaatcaagaACTAGAGAAAGCATTCTTGGAGTTTAAAACAGCTCTTGAACTTGCGCAGAATTTAAAAGATCCTATTGAGGAGAAGAAGGCTGCAAGAGGTTTAGGTCTGTTTACATTCCCTTGGCCATTATTTTCCTCCTATGGTTACCTCACTTACCTGTGTTTTGGGTAATATAAGTACTGTGGGttatataaaatcaataaactaTACAATAGGCAATTACTGGTACTGTAGAGGTTCCACTAGAGTCTTCTACATCtagtacaaaaaattttaattccttcCCGGAATGAATCAGAAGCATTAAGCCATGTTTTGGGCTGACTGTTGCTAAGACCTTTTTTCTTTAACGCCCACTGAGTAAGCTCAATAATTCAAGCCTTTAGAAATGTTGcaaccatcttttttttttataagtaaatgtTGCTACCATCTTTATGCAATTAATTGAAACCAACCATATGCAAACCTGTTATGAGGACATGTTAGTTGAGGACCAGAATCATATATTCTTTCAAGCTTCAAGAAGTCAGAACTCTTCGAATTGAGTCTATTTTGTGTCTCTGAGCATTAGTTTCAGTTGAAAATATGCTTTTCTAGTTTTCCCAATAgtcataatttgtttttataattaatttctatGTTCTACTTAATATTTCTTCAT encodes:
- the LOC115988953 gene encoding protein FLUORESCENT IN BLUE LIGHT, chloroplastic isoform X1, with the protein product MAVMLRCSSCFFTSPNSIARSPPTDPLHRKSHAPGKIATLSYKVERFVSSLRSTFNGSSEMCQMLPNLHCQQENKQVGIPTMAFLVSNALMLSTPLKALAETCEADNSVFNMNMPLLLVVALIGATVGGLLARQRRGELERMNEQLRQINTALRRQAKIESYAPTLSYAPVGGRIPETEVIVDPKKQELISRLKSGKNFLRNQELEKAFLEFKTALELAQNLKDPIEEKKAARGLGASLQRQGKYREAIKYHSMVLAISEREGEDSGNTEAYGAIADCYTELGDLERAGKFYDKYISGLETD
- the LOC115988953 gene encoding protein FLUORESCENT IN BLUE LIGHT, chloroplastic isoform X2 gives rise to the protein MAVMLRCSSCFFTSPNSIARSPPTDPLHRKSHAPGKIATLSYKVERFVSSLRSTFNGSSEMCQMLPNLHCQENKQVGIPTMAFLVSNALMLSTPLKALAETCEADNSVFNMNMPLLLVVALIGATVGGLLARQRRGELERMNEQLRQINTALRRQAKIESYAPTLSYAPVGGRIPETEVIVDPKKQELISRLKSGKNFLRNQELEKAFLEFKTALELAQNLKDPIEEKKAARGLGASLQRQGKYREAIKYHSMVLAISEREGEDSGNTEAYGAIADCYTELGDLERAGKFYDKYISGLETD
- the LOC115988953 gene encoding protein FLUORESCENT IN BLUE LIGHT, chloroplastic isoform X4, with product MMENKQVGIPTMAFLVSNALMLSTPLKALAETCEADNSVFNMNMPLLLVVALIGATVGGLLARQRRGELERMNEQLRQINTALRRQAKIESYAPTLSYAPVGGRIPETEVIVDPKKQELISRLKSGKNFLRNQELEKAFLEFKTALELAQNLKDPIEEKKAARGLGASLQRQGKYREAIKYHSMVLAISEREGEDSGNTEAYGAIADCYTELGDLERAGKFYDKYISGLETD
- the LOC115988953 gene encoding protein FLUORESCENT IN BLUE LIGHT, chloroplastic isoform X3; amino-acid sequence: MMQENKQVGIPTMAFLVSNALMLSTPLKALAETCEADNSVFNMNMPLLLVVALIGATVGGLLARQRRGELERMNEQLRQINTALRRQAKIESYAPTLSYAPVGGRIPETEVIVDPKKQELISRLKSGKNFLRNQELEKAFLEFKTALELAQNLKDPIEEKKAARGLGASLQRQGKYREAIKYHSMVLAISEREGEDSGNTEAYGAIADCYTELGDLERAGKFYDKYISGLETD